GACATTGGATGATACATTGAACAATATGAGAGACGGCGTATATACTTTTCGTGCACATAAAGGAATATATCACAGAATCGACCAATTAGTTCCGAGGGATGGGACTCCTAGGTACTTGCAGTTGTATTTTTACGATCCTGATACTGAGTTAGATCACAGACTCCGATGGCCAAATCTTGATCGGCGTATTACTCAGATTTTAACACGCGTTCTTTCTACAAACCCATATGTCGATACATTTAGAAGACTTGCGGAACTAGGACCTCTGGACAACTATAGAGTCACTTTGAATACTTCGGTTGAACTTGACCAAAGGGTGTACAACCGACCAACGACATCGGaggtatatataatatattatatcaaTTGCAATTATTTAATATAATTGCTTATTTTACTTACTTATAGTTCACAATTATATAGGTTGCTGGTATTTGGGTTGAAGGTAATGACAATATCACTTCGTATAAACGAAGTATTGTAGTGTACGGTAGGTCTGAATATAGCCAAACTATTCAGCCGTACTTCAGTTGTTACGATCCATTGTCGTATCCTTTATTTTTTCCTAATGGTGAGTCGGGTTGGCATGCTAACATACCACGTCAAGGAGTATCAATCAATGAGGTTCGCAACAATGACAACATCGAAGGAGAAATGGAAGGTACCAACAATTTGTTATCCTTTTTAAGTGAAGATCATAAAAATAGCGTAATgcgttttatttttattaactgtttgttTTTAATACATCTTCATCGTTCAGAGGCTAACACACGAAGTGGTAGAACAACCGTGGCTATGCGAGAGTACTACTGTTACAAGTTCCAGATTCGATCTACCGATAATGTGCTTTTGTTCGGTGGTAGGCTGCTACAGCAGTTTGTGGTTGATGTTTACATCAAAATTGAGACGTCACGCTTAGAATTTTGTGAGAGAAACCAGGAAAAAATTCGAGCCGAATTGTACCAAGGTATTGTGGATTGCGTCAATACTGGCGAGGTTCATGCAAACAGAGTCGGGAAAAGAATTGTGTTGCCTGCATCTTTCATCGGGGGGCCTCGCGACATGCGACGTCGGTTTCTAGATGCGATGACGTTAGTTCAAGACGACGGCAAGCCTGATGTATTCCTTACAATGACATGTAATCCTAAGTGGCCTGAGATATGTGATAACTTACATGTTGGTCAAACTGCTACAGATCGTCCAGACCTTGTTTCAAGAGTGTTCCGGGCTAAATTAGAAGATCTTAAGGATCAACTCTTCAAGAAACATGTCCTCGGGGAAGTTAAGTCATACGTCTATGTCATTGAATTTCAAAAGCGGGGTTTGCCGCACGCACATTTTCTCCTAATCATGTACCCGCAACACAAGATCAATAACGCGGACCATTATGATAAGGTTGTGTGTGCTGAAATTCCTAACAAACTAACACATCCCAGATTGCATGAGATGGTTGTCAAGCACATG
This is a stretch of genomic DNA from Helianthus annuus cultivar XRQ/B chromosome 16, HanXRQr2.0-SUNRISE, whole genome shotgun sequence. It encodes these proteins:
- the LOC110919178 gene encoding uncharacterized protein LOC110919178; the encoded protein is MGVTLDDTLNNMRDGVYTFRAHKGIYHRIDQLVPRDGTPRYLQLYFYDPDTELDHRLRWPNLDRRITQILTRVLSTNPYVDTFRRLAELGPLDNYRVTLNTSVELDQRVYNRPTTSEVAGIWVEGNDNITSYKRSIVVYGRSEYSQTIQPYFSCYDPLSYPLFFPNGESGWHANIPRQGVSINEVRNNDNIEGEMEEANTRSGRTTVAMREYYCYKFQIRSTDNVLLFGGRLLQQFVVDVYIKIETSRLEFCERNQEKIRAELYQGIVDCVNTGEVHANRVGKRIVLPASFIGGPRDMRRRFLDAMTLVQDDGKPDVFLTMTCNPKWPEICDNLHVGQTATDRPDLVSRVFRAKLEDLKDQLFKKHVLGEVKSYVYVIEFQKRGLPHAHFLLIMYPQHKINNADHYDKVVCAEIPNKLTHPRLHEMVVKHMIHGPCGNLRSSSPCMQGDPKICRFHYPRQFNEQTTQGEDSYPLYRRRDTGIEVDLRGQTLDNRWVVPYNPRLLMMFNCHMNVEVCSSIKSVKYLFKYVYKGHDKQVIQVDQSEPGVVINEIKRFQDARYISPPEAMWRIFSFSLSQIFPAVLALQLHLPNNQMGKG